A stretch of the Aminipila terrae genome encodes the following:
- the bioB gene encoding biotin synthase BioB: MIQELKNKIINGYEISKEEALHLSDICHASPQNSEMLCEAANQIRHHFCGDHFDICTIINGKCGRCSEDCKYCAQSAHYPVETGNYSLLDADSLLAGARYNQEKGILRYSIVTSGRSLNDREVDQLCKSYKLIHSSLNISLCASHGLLNYQQLLKLRQAGVVRYHNNLETSRRNFSAICTTHTYQDKIATIKAAQKAGLAVCSGGIMGLGETMRDRIDMAFDLKELGIKSVPINILNPIPHTPFEHNPVLNLNEVKQIVALYRFILPEAALRLAGGRGLLKDKGRSVFASGANAAISGDMLTTSGISINYDINMIKDLGFKISKL, encoded by the coding sequence ATGATACAGGAACTAAAAAATAAAATTATAAATGGCTATGAAATATCAAAGGAAGAAGCCCTACATTTATCCGACATCTGCCACGCTTCCCCCCAAAATTCAGAGATGCTCTGTGAAGCGGCCAACCAAATCCGCCACCACTTCTGTGGGGACCATTTTGATATCTGCACAATTATAAATGGGAAATGTGGAAGATGCTCTGAAGATTGCAAATATTGTGCCCAGTCCGCCCACTATCCAGTAGAAACAGGGAATTATTCTTTACTGGATGCAGACAGTCTTCTGGCTGGGGCGAGATATAACCAGGAAAAGGGTATCCTGCGTTATTCTATCGTTACTTCAGGCAGATCCCTTAATGACAGGGAAGTAGATCAACTGTGTAAAAGTTATAAACTTATTCACAGTAGTTTAAACATTTCATTATGTGCTTCTCATGGACTTTTAAATTACCAGCAGTTGTTAAAGCTAAGGCAGGCGGGAGTTGTACGCTATCATAATAATCTGGAAACTTCCAGAAGAAATTTTTCTGCTATCTGTACTACTCACACTTATCAGGATAAGATAGCTACAATCAAAGCAGCCCAGAAAGCCGGGCTAGCTGTTTGCAGTGGCGGAATTATGGGTTTAGGAGAGACAATGAGGGACAGAATTGATATGGCTTTCGATTTAAAAGAACTTGGCATAAAGTCAGTGCCAATCAATATCTTAAACCCTATACCTCATACCCCTTTTGAGCATAACCCTGTTTTAAATCTGAATGAAGTTAAGCAAATCGTTGCACTTTACCGTTTCATTCTGCCTGAAGCTGCCCTTAGACTAGCAGGGGGCAGGGGCCTTTTAAAGGATAAAGGACGTAGTGTTTTTGCATCGGGTGCAAATGCTGCTATCTCTGGTGATATGCTTACTACCTCAGGCATCAGCATTAATTATGATATTAATATGATAAAAGACTTAGGATTTAAAATTTCCAAGCTTTAA
- a CDS encoding biotin transporter BioY, which produces MISENTTITSKKRFTTRELVLCALFTGLTAIGAFIQIPVPFMDYFTLQFLFVTLSGMLLGSRLGMIATGSYVLMGLMGIPVFAAGGGIQYIFRPSFGYLIGFVATSFAVGFLCERITKPQFKYYLPVAFTGMLITYTIGFIYKYFMLNFYMHEPTAIWAVIAASLPLDIPGDALLCILASLLASRLFNPLKRLGV; this is translated from the coding sequence ATGATTAGTGAAAACACCACTATTACTTCAAAAAAGAGATTTACAACAAGAGAATTAGTTCTTTGTGCATTATTCACTGGATTAACAGCCATAGGAGCCTTTATTCAGATTCCCGTGCCTTTTATGGATTACTTTACCTTGCAGTTTCTGTTTGTAACACTTTCAGGAATGCTTCTGGGTTCACGTCTGGGCATGATAGCTACAGGTTCCTACGTTCTCATGGGATTGATGGGAATTCCGGTCTTTGCTGCCGGAGGCGGAATACAATATATATTCAGACCAAGCTTTGGGTATTTGATAGGCTTTGTAGCCACATCTTTTGCTGTAGGCTTTTTATGTGAAAGAATTACGAAACCCCAATTTAAGTATTATCTGCCGGTGGCTTTTACTGGAATGTTGATTACCTATACTATAGGCTTTATTTACAAATATTTTATGCTTAATTTTTATATGCATGAACCTACAGCTATATGGGCTGTTATAGCCGCTTCCTTACCTCTGGATATTCCTGGTGATGCTCTTTTATGCATACTGGCGTCCCTGTTGGCTTCACGGCTTTTTAACCCACTAAAAAGACTGGGGGTTTAA
- a CDS encoding YitT family protein, protein MKKYQQLTSTSLIIIGANVILAFTVACFVRPHGIIMGGATGLSLTVEHYLGINLSVTLTILNVFLFLLGFFFLGKKFALTTILSTFLYPLFVSIFLSIKPLSNLTKDVLLSTILGGILLGVGMGLILRMGASTGGMDIPPLILNKKFHIPVALSLYTFDTCILLTQIGFSTTEQVLYGILFTIITSFIVNKVILSGTQRSQLFIVSKEYNKIRDVLLHDLNVGVSLISMETAMTQTPQMAVLCVTTSRKVFSVNAEVQKIDPYAFITISSINEVKGRGFSFEREHRTN, encoded by the coding sequence ATGAAAAAATATCAACAGCTTACTTCAACTTCTTTGATTATCATTGGTGCCAATGTAATTCTGGCTTTTACTGTAGCCTGTTTTGTAAGGCCTCATGGCATTATAATGGGTGGAGCAACAGGTTTGTCCCTTACTGTTGAACATTATCTGGGGATAAACCTTTCTGTTACTCTCACCATTTTAAACGTATTTTTGTTTCTTTTAGGCTTCTTTTTTCTTGGTAAAAAATTTGCTCTTACAACCATATTAAGTACCTTTCTCTACCCACTTTTTGTCAGCATTTTTTTATCCATCAAACCACTTTCCAATCTTACAAAAGATGTACTCCTTTCCACTATTTTAGGAGGCATACTTCTTGGTGTAGGCATGGGTTTGATTTTAAGGATGGGTGCATCAACTGGCGGTATGGATATTCCACCACTTATTTTAAATAAAAAATTTCATATTCCTGTAGCATTATCTCTATACACTTTTGACACTTGCATCCTACTGACACAAATAGGTTTTTCAACCACAGAACAGGTTCTGTATGGAATTCTTTTTACTATCATAACCAGTTTTATCGTGAACAAAGTTATACTTTCAGGGACACAGCGTTCTCAATTATTTATTGTTTCAAAAGAATATAATAAAATAAGAGACGTGCTTCTTCACGATTTAAATGTGGGAGTTTCTCTTATATCCATGGAAACAGCCATGACGCAGACTCCTCAAATGGCCGTTTTATGTGTTACCACAAGCAGAAAAGTATTCAGTGTAAATGCTGAAGTGCAGAAAATTGACCCCTATGCATTCATTACGATCAGTAGTATTAACGAAGTAAAGGGAAGAGGTTTCAGCTTTGAGCGTGAACACCGTACAAATTAA
- a CDS encoding ATP-dependent helicase, with product MDYLKGLNDKQREAALHKDGPLLILAGAGSGKTSTMTRRIAYLIKEERVSPYNIFAVTFTNKAAKEMRDRVENLIGEGLNMWILTFHSACLRILRRNAELLGYTNDFVVYDPTDQKTVIKNCIKAANVDDKKYTPAYVLSVISDNKEKAVTPQEFMRLNEGDFKGKILAGLYSEYCKTLKKNNAMDFDDLIVNTVRLFEENEDVLLHYQNRFKYIMVDEYQDTNFMQYRFIRLLAEAHNNICVVGDDDQCIYQWRGADITNILDFEKDFKNTKVIKLEQNYRSYGNILAAAHSVVERNMQRKHKKLWTDKEPGEKITYYRADDEKDEARYIAQEIDRLKTSDRQYKDFAILYRTNAQSRNFEEALSAREIPYRVLGGLRYYDRKEIKDIMSYMRLVQNPSDDVAFVRIINEPKRGIGDKTVEKVRTLAEVRGESLFETLKDDEVVMGLPSKAVASVRKMVDTILKYSEEKDNLRVSDIYDGLLVNTGYLKSLEDANTVEAEGRIENIMEFKSVIYDYEKEDPQLSLSDFMEKIALVAEVDNHNENENAVVLMTMHSAKGLEFPVVFLPGMEDGLFPGWRALEKPAGLEEERRLCYVGMTRAKERLFMTSAQMRTLYGKTEYTRESQFMREIDKKLLAGDGVYEKKSANLENGLGSSFGNSWGSGSGFGGTAAQKAPASRTGSSWGNLGSRPGASALRGGNDGFASASPTMPFDPLSAAKRDSKESAASRGNADFQAGDRVNHAKFGEGMVVSADGKTISVMFDSAGMKKLAKDIAPIKKI from the coding sequence ATGGATTACTTAAAGGGATTAAATGACAAGCAGCGGGAAGCTGCATTACATAAAGACGGACCATTACTTATACTGGCAGGTGCTGGTAGTGGAAAAACCAGTACCATGACCAGGAGAATCGCTTATCTGATAAAAGAAGAAAGGGTTTCCCCATACAATATATTTGCGGTAACCTTTACCAACAAGGCCGCCAAGGAAATGCGTGACAGAGTGGAAAATCTTATTGGAGAAGGTCTCAATATGTGGATATTGACTTTTCACTCCGCCTGCCTGAGGATTCTACGCAGGAACGCAGAGCTTTTAGGATATACAAATGATTTTGTAGTGTATGATCCTACAGATCAGAAAACAGTTATTAAAAACTGTATAAAAGCTGCAAATGTGGATGATAAAAAATATACTCCCGCTTATGTTTTAAGCGTTATCAGTGATAATAAAGAAAAGGCTGTAACCCCTCAGGAATTTATGAGACTGAATGAAGGAGACTTTAAAGGAAAAATCCTGGCAGGACTTTACAGTGAGTACTGTAAAACTTTAAAAAAGAATAATGCAATGGACTTTGACGATTTAATTGTGAATACTGTAAGACTTTTCGAAGAAAATGAGGATGTGCTGCTGCATTATCAGAACCGGTTTAAATACATTATGGTAGATGAGTATCAGGATACCAACTTTATGCAGTATCGATTTATACGGCTTTTGGCTGAAGCTCATAATAATATCTGTGTGGTAGGTGATGACGACCAGTGTATATACCAGTGGAGAGGTGCAGATATTACAAACATTTTAGATTTCGAAAAGGATTTTAAAAATACCAAAGTTATCAAATTGGAACAGAATTACCGTTCCTACGGAAATATACTGGCGGCTGCCCACAGCGTTGTTGAAAGAAATATGCAGAGAAAGCATAAGAAGCTTTGGACAGATAAGGAACCGGGAGAGAAGATTACATATTACCGGGCAGATGATGAAAAAGATGAAGCCAGATATATTGCTCAGGAAATTGACAGGCTGAAGACCAGCGACAGGCAATATAAAGATTTTGCTATTTTATACAGAACCAATGCTCAGTCCAGAAATTTTGAAGAAGCCCTTTCAGCCAGGGAAATTCCTTACAGGGTTCTGGGAGGACTAAGGTATTACGATAGAAAAGAAATCAAAGACATCATGTCATACATGAGATTAGTGCAGAACCCTTCTGATGATGTGGCTTTTGTAAGAATTATCAATGAACCAAAAAGAGGAATAGGGGACAAGACCGTTGAAAAGGTAAGGACATTAGCTGAAGTCCGGGGAGAGAGCCTGTTTGAAACCCTGAAAGACGATGAAGTGGTCATGGGGCTTCCTTCCAAAGCAGTAGCCAGTGTGCGTAAGATGGTAGATACCATACTTAAATACAGTGAAGAAAAGGATAATCTGAGAGTGTCTGATATTTACGATGGATTGTTGGTAAATACAGGTTATCTTAAATCACTGGAAGATGCAAATACTGTTGAAGCCGAAGGCAGGATAGAAAATATTATGGAATTTAAATCTGTAATATACGATTATGAAAAAGAAGACCCACAACTGTCTTTATCGGATTTTATGGAGAAAATCGCCCTGGTTGCAGAAGTGGACAACCACAATGAAAATGAAAATGCGGTGGTTCTGATGACCATGCATAGTGCTAAGGGATTGGAATTTCCAGTGGTGTTTCTTCCAGGAATGGAAGATGGGTTATTTCCTGGATGGCGGGCGCTGGAAAAGCCAGCAGGGCTTGAAGAGGAAAGAAGACTTTGTTATGTAGGCATGACCAGAGCTAAAGAACGTTTATTTATGACCAGTGCACAGATGCGTACACTTTATGGTAAGACAGAATATACCAGAGAGTCACAGTTTATGCGGGAAATTGATAAAAAACTTCTGGCAGGAGACGGGGTTTATGAGAAGAAATCAGCGAATCTGGAAAATGGTCTGGGAAGCAGCTTTGGCAACAGTTGGGGAAGCGGCTCCGGATTTGGCGGTACAGCAGCCCAGAAAGCACCTGCTTCAAGAACAGGAAGCAGCTGGGGTAATTTGGGTAGCAGGCCGGGAGCTTCTGCTCTAAGAGGTGGAAATGATGGCTTTGCCAGTGCCAGTCCAACCATGCCTTTTGATCCTTTGTCAGCAGCCAAGAGAGACTCTAAGGAAAGCGCAGCATCCAGAGGAAATGCAGATTTTCAGGCTGGAGACAGGGTGAACCATGCTAAGTTTGGAGAAGGTATGGTAGTCTCTGCAGATGGAAAGACTATCAGTGTAATGTTTGATTCAGCAGGTATGAAAAAGCTTGCGAAAGACATTGCACCAATTAAAAAAATATAG
- the ligA gene encoding NAD-dependent DNA ligase LigA, producing the protein MENPVENSMDNRIQEMKAKIVLLNQAAKAYYQESREIMPNIEYDRLYDELVALEKETGITLANSPTVNVGYEVLSDLPKEAHASRMLSLDKTKDVDTLAAFLGNKKGVLSWKLDGLTIVLTYEGGKMVKAVTRGNGEIGEVITNNAKVFANTPVSIPFKGRLVLRGEAVITYSEFEKINNQISEADAKYKNPRNLCSGSVRQLNNQITKERNVQFFGFSLVQAEEQQEAQVKNPALGISTTNSRKDQLDWLQSLGFDVVEYRMTSSETIHEDVEWFAAQIEHNDFPSDGLVLLIDDIQYGESLGNTAKFPRNAIAFKWRDELKETTLQRIEWSASRTGLINPVAIFDPVELEGTTVSRASVHNISIMRQLELGSGDTIEVYKANMIIPQIADNLTRSGIDNIPDKCPVCGGHTAIKNDNGVEVLCCTNSECLAKQIKSFTHFVSRDAMNIEGLSEATIEKLIARGLIKELADLFHVERFKEEIIEMEGFGEKSFKNLTASVKKASVTTPVRLLYSLGIPNIGVANAKIICKNCGYDWGKIQQLSEEELVEIDGIGVIMAEAYVKFFRDPKKQKIVQDVLAEITFEEVSYSQPAEQIFEGMVFVITGTLDHFENRDELKKLIESKGGKVTGSVTSKTNYLINNDALSNSSKNKKAKELGIKIITEEEFIIMGPLQ; encoded by the coding sequence ATGGAAAATCCAGTTGAAAATAGTATGGATAATAGAATCCAGGAAATGAAAGCTAAAATTGTGCTTTTGAATCAGGCGGCAAAGGCATATTATCAGGAGAGCCGTGAAATCATGCCAAACATAGAGTATGACCGACTGTATGACGAACTGGTGGCCTTGGAAAAAGAAACAGGGATAACTCTGGCAAACAGTCCCACCGTAAATGTGGGGTATGAAGTGCTGAGCGATTTGCCAAAAGAAGCCCATGCCTCAAGAATGCTGTCTCTCGACAAAACAAAAGATGTAGATACTTTAGCTGCCTTCTTAGGGAATAAAAAGGGCGTACTTTCCTGGAAGCTGGACGGTCTGACCATAGTTCTTACCTATGAAGGTGGAAAGATGGTAAAAGCGGTGACAAGAGGTAACGGCGAAATTGGTGAAGTAATCACAAATAACGCAAAAGTATTTGCCAATACGCCGGTAAGCATTCCATTTAAAGGGAGGCTGGTACTTAGAGGTGAGGCGGTAATTACCTATTCAGAGTTTGAAAAAATTAATAATCAGATTAGCGAGGCGGATGCCAAATATAAGAACCCAAGAAACCTGTGCAGCGGCAGTGTCAGGCAATTAAATAACCAGATTACCAAAGAAAGAAACGTACAATTCTTTGGGTTTTCATTGGTTCAGGCTGAAGAGCAGCAAGAAGCACAAGTGAAAAATCCTGCATTAGGTATCTCTACTACCAACTCCAGAAAAGACCAGCTTGACTGGCTTCAATCTCTGGGTTTTGATGTAGTGGAATATAGGATGACTTCTTCAGAAACAATCCATGAGGATGTTGAATGGTTTGCAGCGCAAATTGAACATAATGACTTCCCATCGGATGGGTTGGTATTGCTAATAGACGATATACAATATGGCGAAAGCCTTGGGAATACAGCAAAATTTCCTAGAAACGCCATAGCCTTTAAGTGGAGGGATGAACTAAAAGAAACTACGCTGCAGAGGATTGAATGGAGTGCTTCAAGGACTGGTCTGATTAATCCCGTAGCAATATTTGATCCGGTTGAGCTGGAAGGGACAACGGTAAGCCGTGCCAGTGTACACAATATCAGTATTATGCGCCAGCTGGAACTGGGCAGTGGAGATACCATAGAAGTTTATAAAGCCAACATGATTATTCCTCAGATTGCGGACAATTTAACACGAAGTGGAATTGATAATATACCGGACAAATGTCCTGTGTGCGGAGGTCATACTGCTATAAAGAATGATAATGGGGTAGAAGTACTTTGTTGTACAAATTCTGAATGTCTGGCAAAACAGATTAAATCATTTACGCATTTTGTCAGCCGCGACGCCATGAATATAGAGGGCTTGTCAGAGGCTACTATTGAGAAATTAATAGCCCGGGGACTGATAAAGGAACTGGCGGATTTATTCCATGTTGAAAGGTTTAAGGAAGAGATTATTGAGATGGAAGGGTTTGGTGAAAAATCCTTTAAGAATTTGACAGCTTCCGTTAAAAAAGCCAGTGTGACAACACCAGTAAGGCTTCTATATAGTCTGGGCATCCCGAACATAGGTGTAGCTAATGCAAAAATCATCTGTAAAAATTGCGGGTATGACTGGGGGAAGATTCAGCAGCTATCTGAAGAGGAATTGGTTGAGATTGATGGCATTGGCGTTATCATGGCCGAAGCTTATGTTAAATTTTTCAGGGATCCAAAGAAACAAAAAATTGTTCAGGACGTGCTGGCCGAAATTACCTTTGAGGAAGTTAGCTACAGTCAGCCAGCAGAACAGATTTTTGAGGGAATGGTTTTTGTAATCACAGGGACTTTAGATCACTTTGAGAACCGGGATGAATTAAAGAAACTGATTGAAAGCAAGGGTGGAAAGGTTACTGGGTCTGTTACTTCAAAAACAAATTATCTTATCAATAATGATGCTTTATCCAATTCATCAAAGAATAAAAAAGCAAAAGAGTTAGGAATTAAAATCATAACAGAAGAAGAATTTATAATTATGGGGCCGTTGCAATAA
- a CDS encoding choice-of-anchor D domain-containing protein: protein MEKTTHRYLVLFATSFFFIFIGAFFNPVLAETPADQNFDSFGETATTGSQIVGDLIFSCNGSGLITITNVQNYRNVLSFGEKSVPGLSGYMIVDDALGWPDTYTTEFKFKAESAFNLNSLYLWTMGPDTGVSIIGYKEGVDGETKAAFVDMKEDCDCGGQTKYTNNLSTIYDDTFQEYGGLISFGSSWDDIDTVVIKNSTGCTLGIDSIDFSNVVDISIGDQVVDEAANNASFTVSLSHAYSSDITVDYTTADNTAKTADGDYDSTSGTVTIPAGSTSAAITVPIKDDSAYENNESFYVKLSNPSIGGFTKNQAECTINDNDKPVIKVSGNHAQISNNDSIPSNVDNTDFGVAFVSSGGITREFTVANTGHLPLSLTDSISIKTPTNAVSSDFTILTPAGITIAPEGTTTFSVKFDPASTGSKTGIVTIPNNDENNNPLVST from the coding sequence TTGGAGAAAACAACACACAGATATTTAGTATTATTTGCAACTTCATTCTTTTTTATTTTTATAGGAGCTTTTTTTAATCCAGTTTTGGCTGAAACTCCAGCAGATCAGAATTTTGATAGCTTTGGTGAAACTGCAACAACTGGTTCACAAATTGTGGGAGACTTAATTTTTTCATGTAATGGTTCAGGTCTTATTACAATAACTAACGTTCAAAATTATCGTAATGTGTTATCATTTGGTGAAAAAAGTGTTCCAGGACTTAGTGGCTATATGATAGTTGATGATGCACTGGGATGGCCAGATACTTATACTACTGAATTTAAATTTAAAGCAGAAAGTGCCTTTAATCTCAATTCTCTTTATTTATGGACTATGGGACCAGATACAGGAGTTAGTATAATAGGATATAAAGAAGGCGTTGACGGAGAAACGAAAGCAGCATTTGTAGATATGAAAGAAGATTGTGATTGTGGTGGTCAGACTAAATATACCAATAATTTAAGCACTATTTATGATGATACTTTTCAGGAATATGGAGGGTTAATCTCATTTGGAAGTTCTTGGGATGATATAGACACAGTTGTTATTAAAAATTCTACTGGTTGTACGCTGGGGATCGATTCAATTGATTTCTCCAACGTAGTTGACATTTCTATCGGAGATCAAGTTGTCGATGAAGCTGCAAATAATGCTTCGTTTACAGTATCACTTTCTCATGCCTACAGTAGTGACATTACAGTTGATTATACTACGGCTGACAATACAGCAAAAACTGCTGATGGTGATTACGACAGCACCTCCGGTACGGTGACTATTCCTGCGGGGAGCACATCTGCTGCTATAACAGTACCAATAAAGGATGATTCAGCGTATGAAAATAATGAAAGCTTTTATGTAAAGCTTTCAAACCCAAGTATTGGAGGATTTACTAAGAATCAGGCAGAATGTACGATTAATGATAATGATAAACCTGTAATAAAAGTATCAGGAAACCATGCTCAAATATCAAATAACGACAGTATTCCTTCAAATGTAGATAATACGGATTTTGGAGTAGCTTTTGTAAGCTCTGGTGGGATAACACGAGAATTTACGGTAGCTAATACGGGACATCTTCCGTTGAGTTTGACTGATTCAATTAGCATAAAAACACCAACAAATGCAGTGTCTTCAGATTTTACAATACTAACACCTGCTGGGATAACAATAGCTCCAGAAGGGACAACAACTTTTTCTGTTAAATTTGATCCTGCCAGTACTGGCTCCAAAACAGGCATAGTTACTATACCCAATAACGATGAAAATAATAACCCTTTAGTTTCTACATAA
- a CDS encoding S-layer homology domain-containing protein, translating to MKAATEEVEQKDGIKTTKVTLDEAAIKENVDKMSATNQNKIIIPVLNNSDAVSALLNGQMLKNMKSKNVIIEIKTEKAIYTLPAADIKIDDIANQFGDHVQSGEITISLKISNPSKEVVNMVSKTADSKGYQLVVKPLDFEVNCNYGEKTIGVSKYQGYVERAIALPAGVDPKKITTGVVVNSDGTFSHIPTKIIFIDGKHYAELNSHTNSTYTVIWNPVTFKDVEKHWSKEYVNEVGSRLIDDGTGNGNFSPDRAITRAEFSTMIVKALALKTSGSIGQFSDVPNNSPYYDYINAAYEYGILTGYTNGKFGPQDLITREQAMTMLLKAAKLAGLDGTAKEKVINNQLKDFKDSSTISSYAVDAASKCVSYGFFKGEKGYLNPKRNFTRAESAAVIIKLVRKAELIN from the coding sequence GTGAAGGCTGCTACAGAAGAAGTTGAGCAAAAGGATGGAATAAAAACTACAAAAGTAACGCTGGACGAAGCAGCGATTAAAGAAAATGTTGATAAAATGAGTGCAACCAATCAAAATAAGATTATAATACCTGTTCTTAACAATTCTGATGCTGTTTCAGCGCTGCTAAACGGTCAAATGTTAAAGAACATGAAATCAAAGAACGTAATTATTGAAATTAAGACAGAGAAAGCAATTTATACCCTGCCTGCAGCCGATATAAAAATTGATGATATCGCAAATCAATTTGGAGACCATGTTCAGTCAGGGGAAATTACTATAAGTTTAAAAATTTCCAATCCATCAAAAGAAGTTGTGAACATGGTTAGCAAGACAGCAGATAGCAAGGGATATCAGCTTGTTGTAAAGCCGTTAGATTTTGAAGTAAACTGCAATTACGGCGAAAAAACAATCGGTGTATCCAAGTACCAGGGCTACGTTGAGAGAGCCATAGCACTACCTGCAGGGGTTGATCCTAAAAAGATAACTACAGGTGTTGTTGTGAACAGCGACGGAACCTTCTCTCATATTCCTACTAAAATTATTTTCATTGACGGAAAGCACTATGCAGAGTTGAACAGTCATACCAACAGCACTTATACGGTTATATGGAATCCTGTTACTTTTAAGGATGTTGAGAAACACTGGTCAAAGGAATATGTAAATGAAGTTGGTTCAAGACTAATTGATGACGGAACCGGAAATGGCAATTTCTCACCTGACAGGGCAATAACAAGAGCTGAATTTTCTACTATGATTGTAAAGGCTTTGGCATTAAAGACTTCTGGCAGCATTGGCCAATTCAGTGATGTACCTAATAACAGCCCTTATTACGATTACATTAATGCAGCATATGAGTATGGAATACTGACGGGCTATACCAACGGTAAGTTTGGGCCTCAAGACTTGATTACCAGAGAACAGGCTATGACAATGCTCTTAAAGGCGGCGAAGCTTGCTGGCTTAGACGGAACTGCTAAGGAAAAGGTTATCAACAATCAGCTTAAGGATTTTAAGGATTCAAGTACTATTTCCTCTTATGCTGTAGATGCAGCATCCAAATGTGTAAGCTATGGATTTTTTAAAGGAGAAAAAGGATATTTAAACCCTAAAAGAAATTTTACACGTGCAGAAAGTGCTGCTGTAATTATTAAACTTGTAAGAAAAGCGGAATTGATAAACTAG
- a CDS encoding AIR synthase family protein produces MLKSGKLDSDLLKKIVFEKITYKSPDVLIRPGIGEDCATVDFGQYECVMSTDPITAAVNEIGRLAIHITCNDIASNGIQPLGIMLAVMLPVGTTEEDISMMMEQAGETAAELGVEIIGGHTEITSAVNTPVIVSTAIGKAGKGTSQQAKAMQPGDFIMMTKWAGIEGTGIIASDFEERLKESCTKEEIEEAKQLLLQVSVVKEGVIAGQIGTAGMHDITEGGILGAVWEMCQISGNGCELWIDEIPVKEITKKISGIFNINYLRLISSGCMLIIVHPEHKEEIQEAMKREGIKISCIGVIKEKNYGIMSRICENGKLCEIFPPESDELYKVIGQ; encoded by the coding sequence ATGCTTAAGTCTGGAAAATTGGACAGTGATTTATTAAAAAAAATAGTATTTGAAAAAATAACCTATAAAAGTCCGGATGTTTTAATTAGGCCGGGAATCGGAGAAGATTGTGCAACAGTAGATTTTGGACAATATGAATGTGTCATGTCTACAGATCCTATCACAGCAGCAGTAAATGAGATTGGAAGACTAGCCATACACATTACCTGTAATGATATAGCTTCAAATGGCATACAGCCTTTGGGAATCATGCTTGCAGTAATGTTGCCGGTAGGAACTACTGAAGAAGATATCAGTATGATGATGGAGCAGGCGGGGGAGACTGCAGCAGAACTTGGGGTAGAAATCATAGGTGGACATACAGAAATTACCTCAGCGGTCAATACACCGGTTATAGTATCAACGGCAATAGGTAAGGCTGGAAAAGGAACCTCTCAGCAGGCAAAGGCCATGCAGCCCGGTGATTTTATTATGATGACCAAGTGGGCTGGTATTGAAGGAACTGGGATCATTGCTTCTGATTTTGAAGAACGACTTAAAGAGTCCTGTACAAAGGAAGAAATAGAAGAAGCAAAGCAGCTTCTTCTTCAGGTAAGTGTTGTTAAAGAAGGGGTAATTGCAGGTCAGATAGGAACTGCCGGTATGCACGATATAACAGAAGGCGGCATCCTTGGAGCAGTGTGGGAGATGTGCCAGATCTCTGGAAACGGATGTGAACTCTGGATAGACGAAATTCCGGTGAAGGAAATCACCAAAAAAATATCTGGTATTTTTAATATTAATTATCTTCGTTTAATTTCCAGTGGCTGTATGCTGATTATTGTGCATCCGGAACATAAAGAAGAAATTCAGGAAGCTATGAAAAGGGAAGGCATAAAGATAAGCTGCATTGGTGTCATAAAAGAAAAGAACTATGGAATTATGTCACGTATATGCGAAAATGGTAAATTATGCGAAATTTTTCCACCAGAAAGTGATGAATTGTATAAAGTTATTGGACAATAG